The Microplitis demolitor isolate Queensland-Clemson2020A chromosome 8, iyMicDemo2.1a, whole genome shotgun sequence genome has a segment encoding these proteins:
- the LOC103572896 gene encoding uncharacterized protein LOC103572896 isoform X1, protein MNEKVKNSDCEFSVSFNNEDKNNNYTSDSETGLQIDVAEVDDDENPSKRRRLEINDMLVLDEVEEELERQLDAKAAKTNLTATNVKNIIKHVITNEHVLAMVNNSLNNSEEGVVFEPKLTRAKAKELSITQPNIPWSLTPAKKPKSSKVQVLIDQELPEDSSDEEYHPDQDQPSEDEGEGNVTLSDIDSEPPTPVVASVPETTVGEPAPVDVQYDTDELFKIPGIPHVPTEEESIGQRTRSKLSLSKIPIEDIEKAFIPPDITIDMYDWDYDKDPTWTGFLNSFTNPDAEGEDDTEADPEYNILEDRDEELLDKEEFRADKAVKITRKELNDLVAEMVEFVDIYLPESNDAAKKKKSLDNSQNSTQNVPQNNLVIDYLPHSTDSELAKALDNDFHSLLEVQFQQHIQLMTQHFLMTYQHPKLHDHAVICKNNLNSITILRKDENSAFNVLNLDEAIDTVQQWEDKFDNKEFRKSIIDKMEYDADMEEDYRKKKRVYKIELDPELKKLIMNSKALLYPQLLPHIPFHSTIKINGKFPYLSSEINLIALGLSDFCPFVASMERKIWKKKMLLMDASQLISQYLMPTRKATALYERILLSRASAIDNPIKTYFETNYVPPVVHCLNTEIVMRAPKDQPISFLPQMWQSYLEYKDDTPNESMVNIMYLLSSPTDNMIIDSSFRTPIVNMLKSTSTRESAGKKSVRQNANSTENKEDLEAKKAASSSTLSVQTRKTTPRLAKIRSAQNMKLMTQVSGSKNLSSCNSEPTKSNSKDESAETSKELIGSSKGDNEDEIAELMIASTTIKKDTVNRKKAKQARESENIKRMLEAENELEERATKSAESFFQQLHMTLESSNPELLRLVIKLCTDYNEKKEKLNETVNETREQQEKTNDLLDQLAINLYKEITQLLKGYPSLCDVFLLFLKSHQAAMINKLEEHMMSQKMQEFINAAQVYFAKQPSRMVRIIQALTQLTAETNLTLESIHAIMDPILKGHTLIIDMFQQIWPTGKPPQCLFSSELFENLTCPVLPHDKNRIFTEDSPELYENIELPTPAIQDDPYGGDNCKCNCHDTNEPHLKTRTEHCTVCGLRYLNGRLYLQTSEGLRPAKVEFPGDEEEKLENLSRVSLKTTDKTAPAAVPSTSRRRKSSKNDINTDELAQKQCLLKTSPVKDNDDSDRGTSKSKRGGKSPPKSLEHRRLSKSTESNANSNVLVSSSLSSATTTATTSTNTTSTVLTTTANEVTSPLKSKREKRAERREAKAESKNVTFELNKFNEMPAIVNDQHDEPGKEIKSDNEEFIGMNDCNEENNLTDDTTDNLTVDPSNESMSVDDSINNNPWTRQEDALLLQHMQKDYSENSFVTVSEILGNRTVEEVKDRCQTLLSLLEKIL, encoded by the exons atgaatgaaaaagttaaaaatagtgATTGTGAATTTTCTGTATCGTTTaataatgaagataaaaataataactatacaTCAGATTCCGAAACAGGTCTTCAAATAGACGTTGCTGaagttgatgatgatgagaatCCATCAAAAAGACGAAGACTAGAGATAAACGATATGTTAGTATTAGATGAAGTTGAAGAAGAGCTCGAACGACAATTGGATGCCAAAGCTGCCAAAACAAATTTGACAGCTACTAATGttaagaatattattaagCATGTTATTACTAACGAGCATGTGTTAGCAATGGTCAATAATAGCCTAAATAATTCTGAAGAAGGTGTTGTCTTTGAACCAAAATTAACAAGAGCCAAAGCTAA agaGCTGTCAATTACCCAACCTAATATACCATGGTCACTAACACCAGCCAAAAAACCTAAATCATCAAAGGTCCAAGTATTGATTGACCAAGAACTACCGGAAGACTCATCTGATGAAGAATATCATCCTGATCAAGATCAACCCAGTGAAGATGAAGGTGAAGGTAATGTTACTCTAAGTGATATTGACTCAGAACCACCAACTCCTGTTGTTGCATCAGTACCTGAGACAACTGTCGGAGAACCAGCTCCTGTTGATGTACAATATGATACTGATGAACTATTCAAAATTCCTGG AATTCCACATGTTCCTACTGAAGAAGAGAGCATCGGTCAAAGAACACGTTCTAAATTAAGCTTGAGTAAAATTCCAATAGAAGATATTGAAAAAGCATTTATTCCACCTGACATCACAATTGATATGTATGATTGGGATTATGACAAGGATCCAACTTGGACtggatttttaaatagttttacaAATCCTGATGCTGAAGGGGAAGATGATACTGAAGCTGATCCCGAGTATAATATACTTGAAGATCGTGATGAAGAATTAT tggATAAAGAAGAATTTCGTGCAGATAAAGCTGTTAAAATTACTCGCAAAGAATTGAATGATTTAGTGGCAGAAATGGTTGAATTTGTGGATATTTATTTGCCAGAATCTAATGATGCggcaaaaaagaaaaaatcattagaTAATTCACAAAACTCAACACAAAATGTTCcgcag AATAACCTAGTGATTGATTATTTACCCCATTCAACTGACAGTGAATTAGCCAAAGCATTAGATAATGACTTTCATTCTTTATTAGAAGTTCAGTTTCAACAACACATTCAACTGATGACCCAACATTTCCTAATGACATATCAACATCCAAAGCTGCATGATCACGCTgtcatttgtaaaaataatttaaatagtatcAC aaTACTTCGTAAAGATGAAAATTCAgcatttaatgttttaaatcTCGATGAAGCCATTGATACTGTGCAACAATGGGaagataaatttgataataaagaaTTCCGCAAGAGCATAATTGATAAAATGGAGTACGATGCTGATATGGAGGAGGattatcgaaagaaaaaacgtgtatataaaatagaacTTGAcccagaattaaaaaaattaataatgaactCCAAAGCATTATTATACCCACAACTTTTACCACATATACCGTTCCAcagtacaataaaaataaatggaaaatttcCGTATCTGTCATCAGAAATAAA tttgattGCTTTGGGATTATCGGACTTCTGTCCATTTGTTGCAAGTATGGAGAGAAAAATTTGGAAGAAGAAAATGTTACTTATGGATGCTTCTCAATTGATTTCACAATATTTGATGCCAACTAGAAAAGCGACAGCTTTGTATGAGAGGATACTACTCTCTCGGGCCAGTGCAATAGATAATCCAATTAAA acttaCTTTGAAACGAACTATGTTCCTCCTGTAGTACATTGTTTGAACACTGAAATTGTTATGAGAGCACCAAAAGATCAGCccatttcatttttacctCAAATGTGGCAGAGTTATTTAGAATAT AAAGATGATACACCAAACGAGTCAATGGTCAATATAATGTATCTTTTGTCTTCCCCTACTGACAATATGATTATTGACTCAAGTTTTCGTACTCCAATCGTAAATATGTTGAAGAGTACGAGTACACGGGAATCTGCTGGTAAAAAAAGTGTACGACAAAATGCCAATAGTACCGAAAATAAAGAAGATTTAGAAGCTAAAAAAGCTGCATCAAGTAGTACTTTATCGGTACAAACTAGAAAAACTACACCACGTCTTGCGAAAATACGGAGTGCACAGAATATGAAACTAATGACTCAAGTATCTGgatcgaaaaatttatcaagttgTAACAGTGAGCCTACAAAATCTAATAGTAAAGATGAGTCAGCAGAAACATCTAAAGAATTAATTGGATCATCAAAGGGA gaTAATGAAGATGAGATTGCTGAATTAATGATAGCTAGTACAACGATAAAAAAAGACACcgttaatagaaaaaaagctAAACAAGCACGAGAATCGGAGAATATTAAACGTATGCTGGAAGCTGAAAACGAATTGGAAGAACGCGctacaa AATCAGCAGAGTCTTTCTTTCAACAATTGCATATGACTTTAGAATCAAGTAATCCAGAATTATTACGTttggtaataaaattatgtacggattacaatgagaaaaaagaaaaattaaatgaaactgTTAATGAAACACGTGAGCAACAAGAAAAAACTAATGATTTATTAGACCAATTGGCAATAAATCTTTACAAAGAAATTACCCAACTACTCAAAGGTTATCCAAGTTTGTGTGacgtttttcttttatttttaaaatcacatcAAGCtgcaatgataaataaattagaagaaCACATGATGTCACAAAAAATGCAGGAATTTATAAATGCAGCGCAAGTTTATTTTGCTAAACAACCATCGCGAATGGTGAGAATTATTCAAGCGTTAACTCAATTAACCGCTGAAACAAATTTAACATTAGAATCAATCCATGCTATAATGGATCCAATATTAAAGGGGCATACACTTATTATTGATATGTTTCAGCAGATTTGGCCTACCGGTAAACCACCCCAATGTTTATTTTCATCcgagttatttgaaaatttaacgtGTCCAGTATTACCGCATGATAAAAATCGTATTTTTACCGAAGATTCACCGGAAttgtatgaaaatattgaattaccAACACCAGCAATACAAGATGATCCTTACGGTGGTGATAATTGTAAATGTAACTGTCACGATACCAATGAACCCCATTTAAAAACACGTACAGAGCATTGTACAGTATGTGGATTAAGATATCTTAATGGTCGTTTGTATTTACAAACGTCTGAGGGATTGAGACCGGCAAAAGTTGAGTTTCCTGgtgatgaagaagaaaaacttgaaaatttatcgCGTGTTTCACTTAAAACAACCGATAAAACTGCACCGGCGGCTGTGCCATCGACAAGCAGACGACGTAAATCCTCGAAGAATGATATAAATACTGATGAACTCGCGCAAAAACAATGCCTATTAAAGACTTCACCTGTTAAAGACAATGATGACAGTGATCGAGGAACTTCCAAGAGCAAACGTGGTGGTAAATCACCTCCCAAGTCACTTGAACACAGGCGGCTTTCCAAGTCTACTGAGAGCAATGCTAATTCAAATGTTCTAGTGTCATCGTCATTATCGTCTGctactactactgctactACTTCCACTAATACAACTTCAACTGTTCTTACCACCACTGCTAATGAAGTAACTTCTCCGCTTAAAAGTAAGCGTGAAAAACGGGCTGAACGGAGAGAGGCGAAGGCTGAATCGAAAAATGTTacatttgaattgaataaattcaatgaaatgCCTGCTATCGTTAATGATCAACATGACGAACCTggtaaagaaattaaaagtgATAATGAAGAGTTTATTGGGATGAACGATTGCAAtgaggaaaataatttaactgatGACACAACAGATAATTTAACTGTTGATCCCAGTAATGAGAGTATGTCTGTTGatgattcaataaataataatcccTGGACTAGACAAGAAGATGCTTTGCTTCTTCAACATATGCAAAAAGATTATTCGGAGAATTCTTTTGTTACTGTCAGTGAAATTTTGGGCAATCGTACAGTCGAAGag GTAAAAGATCGTTGTCAAACGTTACTTTcattacttgaaaaaatattatga